ATATCCCCCCGGATGAAAGGGATTACATTTTAGTATTCTGATAATTGATTTAAAACCACCCTTTATTATACCATATTTATCAATGGAATCTATAGCATATTGTGAACAAGTTGGATAAAACCTGCAACATGGCATAATTTTAAGTGGTGATATCCATTTTCTATAAAATTTTATAGGCAATATAAATATTTTTTTAAGCAATGCCACATCACCTTAACTTCAGGTAAAAAAATAAATAATTATACTTATAGTAATATACCCACAGTAACTAAATTAATTCTAAGTTTTAACAAAATTATTCA
The genomic region above belongs to Acetivibrio saccincola and contains:
- the yidD gene encoding membrane protein insertion efficiency factor YidD, which gives rise to MLKKIFILPIKFYRKWISPLKIMPCCRFYPTCSQYAIDSIDKYGIIKGGFKSIIRILKCNPFHPGGYDPVE